In Oleiharenicola lentus, the following are encoded in one genomic region:
- a CDS encoding A/G-specific adenine glycosylase has product MVNSRAAFQCALHGWYALHQRRLPWRDSPSLYKTVVSEFMLQQTQVVTVLPYFDRWLRALPDFAALAAAPEAKVMKLWEGLGYYSRARNLHKLAQAWVAAPAKPRTPAEWRELPGIGPYTAAAITSISFDESAAVVDGNVVRILARLTNEHRQFRDGTEAVKHFTPLADELIPGAHPGTHNQAMMELGATVCFRQKPLCLTCPVAEFCAARRCGDPETLPRLKPKQIEAKFVIRTFCLDRDRLLLRRGHASAKLLVGLHELPEASDLGVKPTAATLVATKRRAITRFAITEAIHAVKPTAALRATISRSDSLEWIPLDQLDRITLSGPHRRWIQELLKR; this is encoded by the coding sequence TTGGTCAATTCCCGCGCCGCCTTTCAGTGCGCCCTTCACGGTTGGTATGCCCTGCATCAGCGCAGGCTCCCGTGGCGCGACTCGCCCTCGCTCTACAAAACGGTCGTGTCGGAATTCATGCTGCAACAGACGCAGGTGGTTACTGTTCTGCCCTATTTTGACCGCTGGCTGCGCGCACTGCCCGATTTCGCCGCGCTCGCCGCGGCCCCGGAGGCGAAGGTCATGAAACTCTGGGAAGGCCTCGGCTACTACTCCCGCGCCCGCAACTTGCACAAACTCGCCCAAGCCTGGGTGGCCGCGCCCGCCAAACCCCGCACGCCCGCCGAGTGGCGCGAGCTGCCCGGCATCGGCCCCTACACCGCCGCCGCCATCACGAGCATCAGCTTTGACGAATCCGCCGCCGTCGTGGACGGCAACGTCGTGCGCATCCTCGCCCGCCTCACGAACGAGCATCGCCAGTTCCGCGACGGCACGGAGGCCGTGAAGCACTTTACTCCACTAGCCGACGAACTCATCCCCGGCGCGCATCCCGGCACGCACAACCAGGCCATGATGGAACTCGGCGCGACCGTCTGCTTTCGCCAGAAACCGCTCTGCCTCACCTGCCCCGTTGCCGAATTTTGCGCCGCCCGCCGCTGCGGCGACCCCGAGACCCTGCCCCGACTCAAACCCAAGCAGATCGAGGCAAAGTTCGTAATACGAACTTTCTGCCTGGACCGAGACCGTCTCCTGCTCCGCCGCGGACACGCCTCCGCCAAACTCCTTGTCGGGCTGCACGAACTGCCCGAGGCCTCCGACCTCGGCGTGAAACCTACCGCCGCCACGCTGGTCGCCACCAAGCGCCGCGCGATCACACGCTTCGCCATCACCGAGGCCATCCACGCCGTGAAACCCACCGCAGCGCTGCGCGCCACAATCTCCCGGTCCGACTCGCTGGAATGGATCCCCCTGGATCAGCTCGATCGCATCACCCTCTCCGGCCCTCACCGCCGCTGGATCCAAGAGTTGCTCAAGCGCTAG
- a CDS encoding RNA polymerase sigma factor: MPSEMFTQLVDAHYTPLYRFALSLTKSPSDAGDLTQQTFFIWAKQGHALREVDKAKSWLFTTLYREFLRGRRRSGRMSALEDLGPVEADPPAPEVDVVTGMDAGLVVEALQEVDETYRVPLTLFYMQDLSYKEIAELVAVPIGTVMSRLSRGKAQLRAALARKDAGTRGKVVSFSNPEARKLS, translated from the coding sequence ATGCCCAGCGAGATGTTCACGCAGTTGGTGGATGCGCACTACACGCCGCTCTACCGCTTTGCCCTGAGCCTGACGAAAAGCCCGTCGGATGCAGGTGACCTCACGCAGCAGACATTTTTCATCTGGGCCAAGCAGGGTCATGCGTTGCGTGAGGTGGACAAGGCGAAGTCCTGGCTGTTCACCACGCTCTACCGGGAGTTCCTGCGCGGGCGCCGTCGGTCGGGCCGGATGAGTGCGTTGGAAGATCTCGGACCGGTCGAGGCCGATCCACCGGCACCGGAAGTCGATGTGGTCACGGGCATGGATGCCGGGCTCGTGGTTGAGGCTTTGCAGGAGGTGGACGAGACCTACCGCGTGCCGCTGACACTTTTCTACATGCAGGACCTTTCCTACAAGGAGATCGCGGAGCTGGTGGCAGTGCCGATCGGCACGGTCATGTCGCGCCTCTCCCGCGGCAAGGCGCAGCTTCGCGCCGCTTTGGCCCGCAAGGATGCGGGTACACGCGGCAAGGTGGTCTCGTTCAGCAACCCCGAAGCGAGGAAACTCTCATGA
- the prmC gene encoding peptide chain release factor N(5)-glutamine methyltransferase, with amino-acid sequence MLSVLEIIKRTTEFFDKRGVESARLNAELLIGHALGLKRMQLYLQFERPLTEAELELIRPLVKRRGAREPLQYILGATEFCGLKLKVDRRALIPRPETEYLVELVGEKLTTAPKAVLDLGTGTGALALALAVKYPASCVTAVDNSAEALTLAGENTQALGLAARVRLLASDWFSALVAAEKFDLIVANPPYLTDAEVAEATPEVREHEPRAALVAAEEGRADLERIFHQARGFLNAGGLLACETGIAQHARLAAVARECGYARTESLRDLTGRDRYLLAFV; translated from the coding sequence ATGCTGTCCGTCCTCGAAATCATCAAGCGCACGACCGAGTTTTTCGACAAACGCGGTGTGGAGAGCGCGCGCCTGAATGCCGAGTTGCTCATCGGGCATGCGCTGGGGCTGAAACGCATGCAGCTTTACCTGCAGTTCGAACGGCCGCTGACCGAGGCCGAGCTGGAGCTGATCCGCCCACTCGTGAAAAGGCGTGGCGCACGCGAGCCGCTCCAATACATTCTCGGCGCGACGGAGTTCTGCGGCCTGAAACTTAAGGTGGACCGGCGCGCGCTCATTCCGCGACCGGAGACGGAGTATCTTGTCGAGTTAGTGGGTGAAAAACTGACTACAGCGCCCAAGGCGGTTCTTGATCTGGGCACCGGCACGGGGGCGCTGGCGCTGGCGTTGGCGGTCAAATACCCGGCTTCTTGCGTCACGGCCGTGGACAATAGCGCCGAGGCGCTGACCTTGGCGGGCGAAAACACCCAAGCCCTTGGGCTCGCCGCACGCGTGCGTCTGCTGGCTTCGGATTGGTTTTCCGCCCTGGTGGCTGCGGAGAAATTCGACCTGATTGTGGCGAATCCTCCCTACCTGACCGATGCCGAAGTGGCGGAAGCCACGCCCGAGGTGCGCGAGCATGAGCCGCGTGCCGCCCTCGTGGCGGCGGAGGAGGGGAGGGCGGACCTGGAGCGCATTTTCCATCAGGCGCGCGGCTTTCTCAATGCCGGCGGCCTGCTGGCCTGCGAGACGGGCATCGCACAGCATGCGCGTCTGGCCGCCGTGGCGAGGGAGTGCGGCTATGCGCGCACGGAGTCGTTGCGCGACCTGACCGGACGGGACCGCTACCTGTTAGCCTTTGTGTAA
- a CDS encoding haloacid dehalogenase-like hydrolase has protein sequence MASTLFTQNIIACVWDFDKTLIPAYMQAPLFRRYGIDEATFWTETNALAGNYKKRGYNISPEISYLNHLLTYVLSGKMAGLNNQVLRDCGREIEFYPGLPKFFESSRAWVKAKPEYAKHELQLEHYVVSTGLAEMIRGSALAPYIDAVWACEFIENPLQPGFLKQKELGLEAAAEIAQIGVMIDNTTKTRAIFEINKGTNRNPAIDVNAKVTPEDRRIPIQNMIYIADGPSDVPSFSVVKKGGGKTYAVYNPAVRAEFEQNDRLRQTGRIDHYGPADYSENSPTTHWLHLQIEKICERIVADREAAVASRVAKPPRHLSTPPMPEGGKAPKQTSFLE, from the coding sequence ATGGCCTCGACCCTCTTCACTCAGAACATCATCGCCTGTGTCTGGGACTTTGACAAGACTTTGATCCCGGCCTACATGCAGGCGCCGCTGTTCCGGCGTTATGGCATAGATGAAGCCACATTCTGGACTGAGACCAATGCGCTCGCGGGCAACTACAAGAAACGCGGCTACAATATCTCGCCCGAAATCAGCTACCTCAACCACCTGTTGACCTACGTGCTGTCTGGCAAGATGGCCGGACTAAACAATCAGGTGCTGCGTGACTGCGGCCGTGAGATTGAGTTCTACCCCGGCCTGCCAAAGTTCTTCGAGTCATCCCGCGCCTGGGTGAAGGCCAAGCCGGAATACGCGAAGCACGAGCTCCAACTCGAGCACTACGTGGTGAGCACCGGCCTCGCCGAGATGATCCGCGGCAGCGCATTGGCGCCCTACATCGACGCCGTGTGGGCCTGCGAATTCATCGAAAATCCGCTGCAACCGGGTTTCCTCAAACAGAAGGAACTCGGCCTCGAGGCTGCCGCCGAGATCGCGCAGATCGGCGTGATGATCGACAATACGACCAAGACGCGCGCCATTTTCGAGATCAACAAGGGTACCAACCGCAATCCCGCGATTGACGTGAACGCCAAGGTCACCCCCGAGGACCGCCGCATTCCGATCCAAAACATGATCTACATCGCGGATGGCCCCAGCGATGTGCCGAGCTTTTCCGTCGTCAAAAAGGGAGGCGGCAAGACCTACGCCGTTTACAATCCCGCCGTTCGCGCCGAATTCGAGCAGAACGACCGTCTGCGCCAAACCGGCCGCATCGACCATTACGGGCCGGCTGACTACTCCGAAAACAGTCCGACCACCCACTGGCTGCATCTCCAGATTGAGAAGATTTGCGAACGCATCGTCGCCGACCGCGAAGCTGCCGTCGCCTCCCGCGTCGCCAAACCGCCACGCCACCTCAGCACGCCGCCGATGCCCGAGGGCGGCAAGGCGCCGAAGCAGACCTCGTTTCTGGAGTAG
- a CDS encoding ribonuclease HII, giving the protein MPKRRQLRGYDLKQIQGVTGLIGVDEAGRGALAGPVVAGAVLVSPEFLEGRWAVSKSGRVNDSKQLTAKEREELWTEFEELVAQGQIHANYGVATVAEIETVNILGATKLAMRRALGGIYPPSAFELKTEPDLFASEEEKAAFQPTVLCRVLIDGLPLRNFPYPHEGVVSGDARSLCIAMASIVAKVTRDRMMDELDRQHPGYGFAQHKGYGTEEHRDAILKRGRSPVHRDSFLRKLFAQPRDLEGQLTLFG; this is encoded by the coding sequence ATGCCCAAACGCCGCCAGCTCCGCGGATACGACCTGAAGCAGATTCAGGGCGTGACCGGCTTGATCGGGGTGGATGAGGCCGGACGCGGCGCCCTGGCCGGCCCGGTGGTGGCGGGCGCGGTGCTGGTCTCACCGGAATTTCTGGAAGGGCGTTGGGCGGTGTCGAAATCCGGCCGGGTCAACGATTCGAAGCAGCTCACGGCGAAAGAGCGCGAAGAGTTGTGGACCGAGTTCGAGGAACTCGTCGCCCAAGGGCAGATCCATGCCAACTACGGGGTCGCGACCGTGGCCGAGATCGAGACCGTCAATATCCTCGGCGCCACCAAGCTGGCGATGCGGCGCGCCCTCGGTGGCATTTATCCGCCCTCGGCCTTCGAGCTCAAGACCGAGCCCGACTTGTTTGCCAGCGAGGAGGAGAAGGCGGCGTTCCAGCCGACGGTCTTGTGCCGCGTGTTGATCGACGGGCTGCCGTTGCGGAATTTCCCGTATCCCCACGAAGGTGTGGTCAGCGGTGACGCCCGCTCGCTGTGCATCGCGATGGCTTCGATCGTCGCCAAGGTTACGCGCGACCGGATGATGGATGAGCTCGACAGACAGCACCCCGGCTACGGCTTCGCCCAGCACAAAGGCTACGGCACTGAGGAGCACCGCGACGCGATCCTCAAGCGCGGGCGCAGCCCGGTCCATCGCGACAGTTTCCTGCGCAAGCTCTTCGCCCAGCCGCGTGACCTCGAGGGGCAGCTCACGTTGTTTGGTTGA
- a CDS encoding two-component system sensor histidine kinase NtrB, with protein sequence MAVKKHSSLDKVLGRLDQLDEPNLHNLVQRLARERAMLEAVFNTLQEGVLVIDVGGLIDYANEAAARLIGLKEPAAGGSLWRLVPGLHDSLAGADSDAPLVTREFELAYPSPRLVRLYMVPFADGEHGPRRAIILSDITAERKSTAELIENEKISSILLLAAGVAHELGNPLNSLTIHLQLIDRKLKKLKASKETRSLEDSIKVCRDEVTRLDGIIKNFLEAIRPRPPDLAELYLPDLIEEVLHFQARELADRGIKVEGEMPAGTPMIMADRDQLKQVFFNLIKNAMEAMQPGGRLSLKLRADDDSVYVALADTGSGIKTEDLAKLFQPYHTTKVSGHGLGLMIVQRILRDHGGHVGIESKEGVGTVVTLQFPQKHRRVRMLAGG encoded by the coding sequence ATGGCGGTCAAAAAGCACAGCTCGCTCGACAAGGTGCTCGGCCGGCTCGACCAGCTCGACGAGCCCAACCTGCACAACCTTGTGCAGCGCCTCGCCCGCGAACGCGCGATGCTGGAGGCGGTGTTCAACACCCTGCAGGAAGGCGTGCTGGTGATTGATGTCGGCGGACTGATCGACTACGCCAACGAAGCGGCTGCTCGGCTCATAGGGCTGAAGGAGCCGGCGGCGGGCGGCAGCTTGTGGCGGCTCGTGCCCGGCTTGCACGACTCGCTGGCCGGAGCGGATAGCGACGCGCCACTCGTCACGCGCGAGTTTGAGCTGGCTTATCCGTCGCCGCGGCTGGTGCGGCTTTACATGGTGCCCTTCGCCGACGGTGAGCACGGGCCGCGCCGGGCGATCATCCTCTCCGACATCACTGCCGAGCGGAAATCCACCGCCGAGCTCATCGAGAACGAGAAAATCTCCTCCATCCTCCTGCTGGCCGCCGGCGTGGCGCATGAGCTGGGCAATCCGCTCAACTCGCTTACGATTCACCTCCAGCTGATCGACCGGAAACTCAAGAAGCTGAAGGCCTCCAAGGAGACGCGGTCGCTGGAAGATTCGATCAAGGTTTGCCGCGACGAGGTCACACGCCTCGACGGCATCATCAAAAACTTCCTCGAGGCCATCCGTCCGCGTCCGCCCGACCTCGCGGAGCTCTACCTGCCCGATCTGATCGAGGAAGTGCTGCACTTCCAGGCGCGCGAGCTCGCGGACCGCGGCATCAAAGTCGAGGGCGAGATGCCCGCCGGCACGCCAATGATCATGGCCGACCGCGATCAGTTGAAGCAGGTATTCTTCAATCTCATCAAGAACGCCATGGAGGCAATGCAGCCCGGCGGCCGGCTGAGCCTCAAGCTGCGGGCCGACGACGATTCCGTCTATGTGGCGCTCGCCGATACCGGTAGCGGCATCAAGACGGAGGATCTCGCCAAACTCTTCCAGCCCTACCACACCACCAAGGTCAGCGGCCACGGTCTCGGGCTCATGATCGTGCAGCGCATCCTGCGTGACCACGGCGGCCACGTCGGCATCGAAAGCAAGGAGGGTGTCGGCACGGTTGTGACGCTGCAATTTCCCCAAAAACACCGCCGCGTGCGGATGCTGGCGGGAGGATAA
- a CDS encoding DUF3379 family protein: protein MNNEEAKFILQGYRPNGTDASDATFSAALEQARKDPALAEWLAKMQAFDAAVSAKLTQIDPPADLRASILAGGAVTAAMQAARPWWRHPAWMAAAASVAMFLAVGVALWPNRAEALTDFALADARISAMHGGHGHENNQLQRVLNDPTTRLGQKLPIQFANLLETGCRTVNCRGHEVLELCFQRDGVWFHAYIVRKSDFPGLASGSTPTITDHGRASLAAWADNDHVVLVVSRSGRKSLEALL from the coding sequence ATGAACAACGAGGAGGCAAAATTCATCCTACAGGGTTACCGGCCGAATGGTACGGACGCCAGTGATGCGACCTTCAGCGCCGCCTTGGAGCAGGCACGTAAAGATCCGGCCTTGGCCGAATGGTTGGCCAAAATGCAGGCCTTTGATGCGGCTGTGTCGGCCAAACTCACGCAGATTGACCCGCCGGCGGACCTCCGCGCCTCCATCCTGGCGGGCGGAGCGGTCACCGCTGCTATGCAAGCCGCGCGGCCCTGGTGGCGGCATCCGGCCTGGATGGCCGCGGCCGCTAGTGTGGCCATGTTCCTCGCGGTGGGCGTTGCCCTGTGGCCAAACCGGGCCGAGGCTTTGACCGACTTTGCCCTGGCCGACGCCCGGATCAGTGCGATGCACGGTGGCCATGGGCACGAAAACAATCAGTTGCAGAGGGTGCTGAACGATCCCACCACGCGCCTGGGGCAGAAACTGCCCATCCAGTTTGCCAACCTGCTGGAAACAGGTTGCCGCACGGTGAACTGCCGTGGACACGAGGTGCTGGAGCTGTGCTTCCAGCGCGACGGGGTGTGGTTTCACGCCTACATTGTCCGAAAAAGCGACTTCCCGGGCTTGGCTTCTGGATCGACCCCAACGATCACGGATCACGGTCGCGCCAGCTTGGCGGCTTGGGCCGATAATGACCATGTGGTGCTCGTGGTCAGCCGGTCCGGCCGGAAGAGTCTCGAAGCCTTATTGTGA
- the rnhC gene encoding ribonuclease HIII, which yields MPKRRDEAEEEKPKALTTYTIKLDDSQMEKLRAVVAAKYWEEVEVPYARFAFKGPKVNVTAYTSGKVLVAGKETEDFVQNIIEAEVTGTPKLGYDEVHNPEWFEPHAGLDESGKGDLFGPVVAATVIAEKPAIDAWRAAGVRDSKSIEDSQILKLDEVIRNTPGVVVEVVYCGMAKYNELMLKPQANLNRLLAWQHARALEAALQKKWVGRGLLDQFSKEPLVQRELKKRGLERFNLEMRTKAESDPVVAAASVVARAEFVRQMRELAREFGEKLRFGAGADAKAQAAQIIERFGAKALGRFAKLHFRTSYEVVSAAGKLDELPLKMPKEKTEWKR from the coding sequence ATGCCCAAACGGAGAGACGAAGCCGAGGAAGAGAAACCGAAGGCGCTCACCACCTACACCATCAAGCTGGACGACTCCCAGATGGAGAAACTGCGCGCCGTCGTGGCGGCCAAATATTGGGAGGAAGTCGAGGTGCCGTATGCGCGCTTTGCGTTCAAGGGGCCCAAGGTCAACGTGACCGCCTACACCAGCGGCAAGGTGCTAGTCGCCGGCAAAGAGACCGAGGACTTCGTGCAGAACATCATCGAGGCTGAGGTGACGGGCACACCCAAGCTTGGCTACGACGAGGTGCACAATCCCGAGTGGTTCGAGCCGCATGCCGGGCTCGACGAGAGCGGCAAGGGCGACTTGTTCGGCCCGGTTGTGGCGGCGACCGTCATCGCCGAGAAGCCCGCCATCGACGCCTGGCGCGCGGCCGGTGTGCGCGACAGCAAGAGCATCGAGGATTCGCAGATCCTGAAGCTCGACGAGGTCATCCGCAACACACCCGGCGTGGTGGTCGAGGTGGTCTACTGTGGGATGGCGAAATACAACGAGCTGATGCTCAAGCCGCAGGCGAACCTGAACCGCCTGCTCGCCTGGCAGCACGCGCGGGCGCTGGAGGCGGCCCTGCAGAAGAAGTGGGTCGGCCGCGGCCTGCTCGACCAGTTTTCCAAGGAACCGCTGGTGCAGCGCGAGCTGAAGAAGCGCGGGCTGGAGCGGTTCAACCTCGAGATGCGCACGAAGGCGGAATCCGATCCGGTCGTGGCCGCGGCATCGGTCGTGGCCCGCGCGGAGTTCGTGCGCCAGATGCGCGAACTCGCGCGTGAGTTTGGCGAGAAGCTCCGGTTTGGCGCCGGGGCCGACGCCAAGGCGCAGGCGGCGCAGATCATCGAGCGTTTCGGCGCCAAGGCGCTCGGACGCTTCGCCAAGCTGCACTTCCGCACAAGTTACGAAGTCGTATCGGCGGCCGGCAAACTCGACGAGCTGCCGCTGAAGATGCCGAAGGAAAAGACGGAGTGGAAGCGGTGA
- a CDS encoding carboxy terminal-processing peptidase produces the protein MNPRLRSFLTSTFLVFSLTAILSAAPDRELKTTPLMRLETRTLVQMLEHFHYNKDGVSPTEYADIVTRYMEELDPQRLFFLQTDEQAFRRQYGPRLETDLAYLGNIDAAFDIYKVYEQRVQARISWIFEQLPGSFEFTADESYTPDRSKSPFPASAADADDLWRKRLKYEMLHDVVAKKTVDEAKTTLRKRYERMLKNMGDTETSDIQETFLTSLTRMYDPHSDYFSADTYQDFSIQMKLSLVGIGAVLGIEEDGYCIVREVVAGGPAFTSGQIKVNDKIVAVQQEGAEPIEVIGMKLRRIVDMIRGAKGTKVTLTVLPRDASDASQTKQVHIVRDVIKLNSARASATIYELPGANTGETIPVGVIALHSFYDGSPEDAAPEDVRNTASQDVAELVAKLKTEGIKALVIDLRRNGGGLLTEAVNLTGLFIKTGPVVQERDFQGQVSVDSDTDSNIAYDGPLAVLTSRFSASASEIFAGALQNYGRAVIIGDSSTHGKGTVQAVLEMKNFLPRLSQDVGNTGAAKLTVRKFYLPNGASTQKKGVTPDITLPSIDDFLPIGEGTLPRALVWDEISPSAFTGKALDQTFVQPLLEASRGRQDSLEEFVYLKKNIDWFREKQEQKTVSLNLDQRLATKQADEEFKKAMKAEAERLAQNNYVSREIKLDSVIKAEAAGLAPAPNLDEGDTDAEEDDARAKFDVHLRETLRVVGDALRLDSGSLISAETPSPVALHKG, from the coding sequence GTGAATCCACGCCTTCGCTCCTTTCTGACCAGCACCTTCCTTGTCTTCTCGCTCACCGCCATCCTGTCGGCGGCCCCGGATCGCGAGCTCAAGACCACCCCGCTGATGCGTCTCGAGACCCGCACTCTCGTGCAGATGCTCGAGCATTTTCACTACAACAAGGACGGGGTCAGCCCAACCGAATATGCGGACATCGTGACGCGCTACATGGAGGAACTCGATCCACAGCGACTTTTTTTCCTGCAAACCGACGAGCAGGCCTTCCGCCGTCAATACGGCCCGCGCCTCGAGACCGATCTGGCCTACCTTGGCAATATCGACGCGGCCTTCGACATCTACAAGGTCTATGAACAGCGCGTTCAGGCCCGGATTTCCTGGATCTTCGAGCAGCTGCCCGGAAGCTTCGAGTTCACCGCCGACGAATCCTACACGCCCGACCGCAGCAAGAGCCCTTTCCCGGCCAGCGCCGCTGACGCTGATGACCTGTGGCGCAAGCGCCTGAAATACGAAATGCTCCACGACGTGGTTGCCAAGAAGACCGTGGACGAGGCCAAGACCACCCTGCGCAAGCGCTATGAGCGCATGCTGAAAAACATGGGCGACACCGAGACCTCTGACATTCAGGAGACCTTTCTCACCAGCCTCACGCGGATGTATGATCCGCACTCCGACTATTTCTCTGCCGATACTTACCAGGACTTCAGCATCCAGATGAAGCTCTCGCTCGTCGGCATCGGTGCCGTGCTCGGCATCGAGGAAGACGGCTACTGCATCGTCCGCGAGGTGGTCGCCGGCGGCCCCGCTTTCACCAGCGGCCAGATCAAGGTCAACGACAAGATCGTTGCCGTGCAGCAGGAGGGCGCCGAGCCCATTGAGGTCATCGGCATGAAGCTTCGCCGCATCGTGGACATGATCCGCGGAGCCAAGGGCACCAAAGTTACCCTGACCGTCCTCCCTCGCGATGCATCCGACGCCTCGCAAACCAAGCAGGTCCACATCGTGCGCGACGTGATCAAGCTCAACTCCGCCCGCGCCAGCGCCACCATCTACGAACTGCCCGGCGCCAACACCGGCGAAACCATCCCCGTCGGCGTCATCGCGCTGCACTCGTTTTACGACGGTTCGCCCGAGGACGCTGCGCCCGAGGACGTGCGCAACACCGCCTCGCAGGATGTCGCCGAACTGGTCGCCAAACTGAAGACCGAGGGGATCAAAGCCCTCGTCATCGACCTGCGCCGCAACGGCGGCGGCCTCCTGACCGAGGCGGTCAACCTCACCGGTCTGTTCATCAAGACCGGCCCCGTCGTGCAGGAACGCGACTTCCAGGGACAGGTATCCGTGGACAGCGACACCGACAGCAACATTGCCTACGACGGCCCGCTCGCCGTGCTGACCTCGCGCTTCAGCGCTTCCGCCTCCGAAATCTTCGCCGGCGCACTGCAAAACTACGGCCGTGCCGTCATCATCGGCGACAGCTCCACACACGGCAAGGGCACCGTCCAGGCCGTGCTGGAAATGAAGAATTTCCTGCCCCGCTTGAGCCAGGATGTAGGCAACACCGGCGCAGCGAAGCTGACCGTGCGCAAGTTCTACCTGCCCAACGGCGCCTCCACGCAGAAGAAAGGCGTGACCCCCGACATCACCCTGCCCTCGATCGACGACTTCCTCCCCATCGGCGAAGGCACCCTGCCCCGCGCCCTCGTGTGGGATGAGATCAGCCCGAGCGCCTTTACGGGCAAGGCCCTTGACCAGACCTTTGTGCAGCCCCTGCTCGAGGCCAGCCGCGGCCGCCAGGATTCGCTGGAGGAATTCGTCTACCTCAAGAAGAACATCGACTGGTTCCGCGAGAAGCAGGAACAGAAGACCGTCTCGCTCAACCTCGACCAACGCCTCGCCACCAAGCAGGCCGACGAGGAGTTCAAGAAAGCCATGAAGGCCGAGGCCGAGCGCCTGGCGCAGAACAACTACGTCTCGCGTGAAATCAAACTCGACTCCGTGATCAAGGCCGAGGCCGCCGGTCTCGCGCCCGCACCCAATCTCGACGAGGGCGACACCGACGCAGAGGAAGACGATGCCCGCGCCAAGTTCGACGTGCATCTGCGCGAGACGCTGCGCGTCGTGGGCGATGCCCTGAGGCTGGACAGCGGCTCGCTGATCTCGGCCGAGACGCCTTCGCCGGTTGCCTTACACAAAGGCTAA
- the prfA gene encoding peptide chain release factor 1 produces MDQLPSITPFQRRLDELDAQMAEPTFYTNSRKAADITREQQALRQLVENYRTHERLGADLAEHARLIKDPKADPELRALAEQEIPEMENRRDALRQAVLLAMIPPEPSDSRNTVFEIRAGTGGDEASLFAAELYRLYTKYAEGRGWRIQPMSSSPSERGGLKEVIFLITGQQVYKQLKYESGVHRVQRIPVTEANGRIHTSTITVAVLPEAEEVDVQIDPQDIEISVMRASGPGGQGVNTTDSAVRIVHKPTGLMVYCADGRSQQKNKAQAMAVLRSRLLKQKEEEEQAKYAAQRRNQIGTGGRSERIRTYNFPQNRVTDHRIGLTLYSLPSVMEGNLDPVIEALQRADFEEKLAELTGGPVPSRVRAGGDDD; encoded by the coding sequence ATGGATCAGCTTCCTTCGATCACTCCGTTTCAGCGCCGCCTCGATGAACTCGATGCGCAGATGGCGGAGCCTACCTTCTACACCAACTCGCGGAAAGCCGCCGACATCACGCGCGAGCAACAGGCATTGCGGCAGTTGGTGGAAAACTACCGCACGCATGAGCGGCTGGGGGCGGATTTGGCGGAACACGCCCGTCTGATCAAGGACCCCAAGGCTGATCCCGAGCTGCGGGCACTGGCGGAGCAGGAAATCCCTGAGATGGAGAACCGGCGTGACGCACTCCGGCAGGCGGTGCTGCTGGCGATGATTCCGCCGGAGCCATCGGACTCGCGCAATACGGTCTTCGAGATCCGCGCCGGCACCGGCGGGGATGAAGCCAGTTTGTTTGCCGCCGAACTCTACCGCCTCTACACAAAATACGCCGAAGGACGCGGCTGGAGAATCCAGCCGATGAGTTCGAGCCCGTCTGAGCGTGGCGGATTGAAGGAGGTCATTTTCCTCATCACCGGCCAGCAGGTTTACAAGCAGCTGAAATACGAGAGCGGCGTGCATCGGGTGCAGCGGATTCCCGTCACCGAGGCCAACGGTCGCATCCACACCTCCACGATCACGGTAGCCGTGCTGCCGGAGGCCGAGGAGGTGGACGTGCAGATCGATCCGCAGGATATCGAGATCAGCGTGATGCGGGCCAGCGGACCCGGCGGCCAGGGGGTGAACACGACGGACTCGGCGGTGCGCATCGTGCACAAGCCGACGGGGCTGATGGTCTATTGCGCCGACGGCCGCTCGCAGCAGAAGAACAAGGCGCAGGCAATGGCCGTGCTGCGTTCGCGGCTCCTCAAGCAGAAGGAGGAGGAGGAGCAGGCCAAGTATGCCGCGCAGCGCCGCAACCAGATCGGCACGGGCGGGCGCAGCGAGCGCATCCGCACCTACAATTTTCCGCAGAACCGCGTGACGGACCACCGCATCGGGCTCACTCTTTACAGCCTGCCCTCGGTGATGGAGGGCAATCTTGATCCGGTGATCGAGGCGTTGCAGCGGGCCGACTTCGAGGAAAAGCTGGCCGAACTCACGGGCGGCCCCGTGCCTTCCCGCGTGCGCGCCGGCGGCGATGACGACTGA